Genomic window (Bombus terrestris unplaced genomic scaffold, iyBomTerr1.2, whole genome shotgun sequence):
GAATCTAGCCTCCGACTATTGCGGAGCTAATATAGTGAGTTACACaccatacatatacacatacacagaGTACACATACCATACACATCAGCTTTACACATACACCATACACATACATCTATGGAAGGAACAGTAGCGACGCCGGTTGGCAGTCCGGATGTGGTGATCAGCCGCCCTGGGGTTAGCAGCAGCTCTCAGACCACGTATAGTGGTAGTGACCATTTATTGGAATTGTCAAATATGGTCCAGCGTAATGCTTTTATCTATGAGGATACACTTTCGAGTAAAGACCCAGTGGTCAGGGATCGTCTTCGCCAAACTATGCATCGAGAAGCTTGCCGCCTAAAGAGCTTTGAAAATTTCCCAGGTGCTGCGTGTACAAAATTGCTGGCTGCTAATGGATTTTTCTATACTCAAACTACCGATAACGTTCAATGTTATTTCTGTGAGGTAATTGTTGGCTCTTGGGAAGAAAATGACGATGTCACGGAACATCATTTCAAGTATTCGCCAACGTGTCCCTTGCTCAACAACAAAGATCACGGCAAAAATGTTCCATTGTCCGCTGTAATTACTGCAGTTATTCAGGATACCGTCAGCAACTATATTAATGAACAACGCAAAAATAATATTCCCATCACAAGTAGCCTTGATCCAAAAATTGAATATCGGATGCACGCCTATCTAGAGGATTCCATCAACATCAAGCTACCACCCCAAGTCAATCCAATTGTTCGAGATCCGGCAGCACACGGGCCTTTTGTAAGTGATGAAAACAGACGTAAACAACAAGAGCTCGAAGACCAAATTACATGCAAAATATGCGCCGTAAGTCCGTCGACGCAAGCATTTTTGCCATGTGGTCATTTGTGTTGCTGTTATACATGTGCGAAAAGCTATCTAGAATCTAACTTTAGATGTCCAGTGTGCCGTACGCCAATCTCCCAAAGCGTCAAAATCTTCTTTTAACCTATCGAATGATGCGACCAATACACGATACTACCAGAACTAACAGATGCTACTACCGGTGGAGGGTATAGGgtagaataaataattataattttatattattgtaatgaGGTATTTTTGTTTGCATTgtttatattattgtaatgaGGTATTTTTGTTTGCATTGTCTCTGTTGGTTgatgaataaaaatgaatactAAATATAACTGTGTTgttgatattttaattcaaaAGTTGTTTTTCCATGTAAGTATCATCATTTTAGCAGTCCAGTACCCAGTACCAAGTACCCCCTAAACGAAGCAATCAGCCTCCCCCATCCAAAAGGCTATTCCCTTGGTGAGCCATTAATAATGGACCGCTCATAGctataatttttacataattgaattaaatatgCCACTGGGAGCTATATGGTAGGTAGGCTATGGAGTAGAGGGTATTAGTGTAGAGTGTGGAGGTCTGTGTTATGGTTATCACCCTTTTTTATATTGTGCTGATACTTGTTTTGCTAAATTGACGATTTCTCAGGTATCGGCATGTATATAATTTAACGTAATAAAGTTTGAATATAAAACGGCGTAAAATCCGATTCAGCTAGTTTTGGGTTCTGTCCGCTGTTAGGCTGTAGCCGTTCCGATTTACTACGCCGTTGTGTGATCGATATTTTGCGTATCAGGACGTAGTTGTGTAGCGTATTATGGCAGGCA
Coding sequences:
- the LOC125387148 gene encoding baculoviral IAP repeat-containing protein 2-like, which codes for MEGTVATPVGSPDVVISRPGVSSSSQTTYSGSDHLLELSNMVQRNAFIYEDTLSSKDPVVRDRLRQTMHREACRLKSFENFPGAACTKLLAANGFFYTQTTDNVQCYFCEVIVGSWEENDDVTEHHFKYSPTCPLLNNKDHGKNVPLSAVITAVIQDTVSNYINEQRKNNIPITSSLDPKIEYRMHAYLEDSINIKLPPQVNPIVRDPAAHGPFVSDENRRKQQELEDQITCKICAVSPSTQAFLPCGHLCCCYTCAKSYLESNFRCPVCRTPISQSVKIFF